The genomic segment tttttaaaaaaatattgtagtAATATGCTTTCGGTGCTACACAATGCAGTGGTTCACAATGAAGCGGAAGCATGCTCTTATAATCATGGCTGACAGTCTTTACTATACAAAATTCAGGGATTATTGCAGGgtgattatatttaatttaaatttcaacTTTCCTTTGTTTCACCATAGTTCAAAGTTTTTCATTTTTAACTTTGTTGGTTTATACTCTGATCTTTTACTATTAACGATTTTATTCAGACGTCAAACATGACATTTATTGATTAGTTGAGGAAGGTGTTTACACTAACTAGCAGATTCTATGGTTCCCAAAAATGAAAAGTCCTTGTGGGTTTCCATCTGTTGTTTTCTTGTCCCCGAATATTTTTGGATTTAATGTATTGTTGCATTGCTGCACTCTTCGTTGTTCTTGCAAAGGAGATATATTTGTAATATTTGTTTGTAGATATCTTGTTGTTTTCTAGTGCTACTCTAAGGATAAATGCAGGTAGCCTAAGCTTTTGTTGGGTAATATTTTTCAATTGCTGTAGAAATTTTGAGCTCAATTTGATTATGTTAGTTCAACCCTGGTCATCACCTGGATCTTGTTTAGAGCAAACTGTTCTGTATTTTTAgaaattctttcaaaatttaGCACACTGTCTCGTTTCACTAAACCTCTGCTGCCTATTCAACAGCCAGGAATGGATGGTCGCAACTGCTATTCTGATGAACACTATTTGCCTACTTTTTTGCACGTGAGAACTGATAGACCTTCCACTTATCTAAAATTAAGATGCCTACAGCACCCCTTTTAATAAATTTGATTGTTTTCTTTCAGATGGTTGATCCATCTGGAATCGCAAATTGGTCCGTAACACATGTTGATTGGTCAGAAATGAAGTGGCATCCGAAATCATACCTAGCTAAGGATGTCACATACGAGCTGATAAGAAATCTAACTGTATGGCTGCTCTTTTTAATTTTCATCCATTTTGTCTATAGCTTCAATTTTCTTCCAATGTTACAAACTTTTGAATGGCTGTTCGGTCCTAATGTGTGTGATATTGATTTTGCACATGTTTTTCAATTTTGAAGGAGCAGAATCActgaaaaatggagagaaatttcTAACATTGATAATATTTCTTGCCTGGGCATTACTTGGATGTCTCTATGGGACTTTCAAATCAGATTTTTGTATAGCAGAATTGTTTATTCGTATCGAATTAAATCTGTAAGTGAGCTAATGAATATGAAACTGACACTTCCCAACTATTTTTTCAGTCGATTGTTGACAGCGTTCATGTTACCAGTGACACAAACGTCAGTACCTTTCTTTTACATAGTAAGTTAAAGTTGTATTGATTAAGCATACAGATGAAATTTTGTTAGCCTGCACCGCAGAGAGAGATTCAGATTCGACCTTGCATGTGGAATGGAAGACAACGACCCTGTTTTTTGTTCGCGAGGAAATTTTTACCCGAAACCCTGGAAAAATTACTGGAACTTTTTCCCAAATATACATCTATTTGAATCGGTCGAGTCAAGATGCTGAACTCTTATGTAGCGTCTGATGTGAAGCAAAGATGAATTCTTTTCTGGCAAATGATAGAGTGAATACGGGACGGGACTCGAAACGAAGCTGACGCTGATAAATGGCCAGCATTGTGTCTGGGGGGGAATGATTTCATGCATAACCATGCATCGGGCAACTCTAAAATCTGGAGGCATACAGCAATACAGCATCCGCGCGATGGGTAACTTTGTAGAAAGTTTGATTACGACGCGACAAATGTACCCCCTGCTGGCCCCCCCTTATAAAAAGGCCGATTGAATTTtggttttctttttcttttttggtAAAGGAGTATTTTTAGAACACCTGAGACTTCATTCTGGTTGCTGCGAGTAAACTAACCTCCCTTTTAGAACACCTGAAACTTCAATTTATATGAGTCGGATTATTTCTTCTTTGTTTGACCGTTATTTAAAAAATGTGATCCCAATGAATTAAATGTGCATGCATTCAGTTCAatttttcatttataaaatcctTAACAAACCCTCTTACATCCTTGTAACTTCCTTCACAAAAAATACGACCAAACACAAGTAATTAAACTGTAAATCCCATCAAGATCAAGCCATGGCAGCAACATCCCACAACGGACTTCCAAAATCCATGGCCATGATCATCCTCATGTATTATGTTGCGACCCTTTTCTCCATCACAGCGGCAGCGCCTGACAATCCAGTCTCCGTCGACAACTGATGGATTTGTACTTGGATGTATATAAGCGGGGGCTTCTTGGAATAGACAATAATATCGATAAATTGCATGAAAAGATCGGGTTAATGTTAAAGTACAGCCTGACTTGGACAGAAATGTTTGATTAGGGAGTACAAATAATAGGCGCTGGGGTAACAAATTTGTGTTTTGGTAAACAATCCCACCCATTTTCTTTACTGTAAGACACCGTGAAATGCTTAGGGACCCAATCTTCGTGTGCGGATTGTCTTTCCTTGGAAAGCTCTCGTTGCCTCTCTTCGATATCTGTCTTTGCTTCCGTCGCTTTCTCCCAGTTCTTTTGAATGATATTTCGGCCCACTTCTGCCCACACCGCAGTCGATTCACTTGGCGAAATGGCCTAGATAGCGTCAGGTTAAGGCCAATGAGAAAAACGATGTGATAACATAGTGCTCgaacaaatatttaatttagtttcatGTGAAATTTTCATACCTTTGCATCTTTGACAATGGGAGTCTGCAGCCTGGAAATTGCCTCACTTGCATTGTATATAACCGTGGTTTTTCCGTTCGAAACGTCCTTAATGCTAACAATGCTGCGTGTATTAAACAAAGAACAAACCGAAGAAGAATAAGTGTGCAATAGTACATCTGGTCATCAAGAAAATCAAATTTCTGTCTAAATTTCATTTTACCTATCCCAATGGCCACTGATTTCATAAATAGTCTCCAAGGACGATGAACTGAAGATCTTCCCTCTGATCGACCTATGCATGGATGCTCGAGGCAGAAACGTGACGCCTCGATAACATAATTCAGCTTCAAAGCCATTTTCTTGGCATTGGATTCTAACATTTCCCAACCAGTCCACGCCAGGCAGAGGTAAAAACTTTATCACGAGTTTGGGAGAGTTCATCGTGTAAGTTTCATTCTTATCTATGAGCTTCAAGACTCGCTTCCCATGCACTTCGGTTTCAATACGACTGCCTGATACTCCGAAGTTTTAACAAACATGATCATTAATTCAACAAGGCCGGAAAAGTCTAGGTACTTCTGATTAAGGAATAAAACCGCAACGTGTAATTCTTGATAGAAAATTCGCTTCTCACGACGTGAAATTTAAGTGGGAAATATACCGTTAAACTTGGCAACAGGAGAATGACACCATAGCAGTTCGATGTTTTCTGTTTCATCCGTTGCATGAAGCGCAGCCACCGGTGGATGATGAGATACCTATTGGaattttaatttgaaattttcacTGTTCAGAAGTTGCACATGCTCAAGTCATTAATTAATTTGTCTGGCAAGTACCTGTTCGAGAAACACGTTCAACGATCCCCTGGAGACATGGTGAGTTTCTCCGAGAATGGGATTGTAGGGAGCCACGCCGAACGCCAAGGGGCGTAGGGTGGATATGCTCCAAGCGACGACGGATATGAACCGGTTGAGGGGGCTTTTCTCATTGTTGCACTTGCTCAACATGTCAGAGCTAATGCAGTACACTGATTCACCGTAGCATTGTAGCTGTGACTTTGGAATGTTGAATATGGGTGGAAGCTGGATtttgtgttgattaatattacTTTCTATGCATTTATTATTTGCAACTCTTGTAATATTTATACATGAAAATTAAAATCTGTGTAGTTAAGATTTGAATTACTTGCCTGAAGGCGGGTGAGGTCGGATCCTGGCCGTACAGTGTTCAAAAGGCTTAGAATGCGTTGGAGAATGTTCGGAGCTCTGTAACTGGAGTTTGATTCCTCCCCCTCCAGTGACAATGGTGCAGTTAGCAACGGTTTTGACCCAAACTCGCCTTCTATCACCTGAACTTTCGGAATCAGTGGAAAATTATGTAAAGCGTGTGAAGTAATTGCAACTAAAGATATAAATCTAAGACTAAAATTTGActccggaaaaaaaaaaaagaaagagaaatcCAATCACATAACATTTTGTAACATCTGTAGATGTGACTAGAGTTGGAACAATACTTCACCTAACCTAATCACACTTTATAAAATTCTCTTCTTTATGGGGATCTAAATTGCGTCACAGCATAAAAAAACCAAagggaaaaaattaaa from the Primulina eburnea isolate SZY01 chromosome 3, ASM2296580v1, whole genome shotgun sequence genome contains:
- the LOC140825501 gene encoding oxysterol-binding protein-related protein 4C-like, which encodes MVIEGEFGSKPLLTAPLSLEGEESNSSYRAPNILQRILSLLNTVRPGSDLTRLQLPPIFNIPKSQLQCYGESVYCISSDMLSKCNNEKSPLNRFISVVAWSISTLRPLAFGVAPYNPILGETHHVSRGSLNVFLEQVSHHPPVAALHATDETENIELLWCHSPVAKFNGSRIETEVHGKRVLKLIDKNETYTMNSPKLVIKFLPLPGVDWLGNVRIQCQENGFEAELCYRGVTFLPRASMHRSIRGKIFSSSSLETIYEISGHWDSIVSIKDVSNGKTTVIYNASEAISRLQTPIVKDAKAISPSESTAVWAEVGRNIIQKNWEKATEAKTDIEERQRELSKERQSAHEDWVPKHFTVSYSKENGWDCLPKHKFVTPAPIICTP